A part of Parvimonas micra genomic DNA contains:
- a CDS encoding DUF969 domain-containing protein, which produces MQNYLVLIGIVIIVVGFVLKLDVISVVLIAGFATGLAGGKSIVEILDIIGKGFVTNRYMSLFFTTLIVIGIMERNGLKEKAADGIRKIKGASAGLVIWLYLLIRWIAAIFSLRLGGHIQFVRPLILPMAEGAATKTVDLTETKLEDLKGLAGAVENYGNFFGQNIFPVSSGVLLIVSTLKDKGHTITGAQVAYYSLFAGVAMIILSIVQCFLFEMKLRKAGEKNVKMDK; this is translated from the coding sequence ATGCAAAATTATTTAGTTTTAATCGGTATTGTTATAATTGTTGTAGGTTTTGTGTTAAAACTTGATGTAATTTCTGTAGTTTTAATCGCCGGTTTTGCAACAGGTCTTGCCGGAGGTAAAAGTATTGTTGAAATTTTGGATATTATAGGTAAAGGCTTTGTAACAAACAGATATATGAGTTTGTTTTTTACTACACTTATAGTAATAGGCATTATGGAAAGAAATGGTCTTAAAGAAAAAGCCGCCGACGGAATACGAAAAATCAAAGGAGCAAGTGCAGGTTTGGTTATCTGGTTATATTTACTTATCCGTTGGATTGCAGCGATATTTTCTTTGCGTTTAGGTGGACATATCCAATTTGTAAGACCTTTAATTTTACCTATGGCTGAAGGTGCTGCTACTAAAACAGTTGATCTTACAGAAACTAAACTTGAAGATTTAAAGGGATTGGCAGGTGCCGTTGAAAACTACGGTAACTTTTTCGGACAAAATATATTTCCGGTTTCTTCAGGTGTTTTACTTATAGTTTCTACTCTTAAAGATAAGGGCCACACAATAACCGGAGCACAAGTAGCTTATTATTCTTTATTTGCAGGTGTGGCAATGATTATTTTGTCAATTGTTCAATGTTTCTTGTTTGAAATGAAACTTAGAAAGGCTGGTGAAAAAAATGTTAAAATGGATAAGTAG
- a CDS encoding DUF979 domain-containing protein, translated as MLKWISSNTFFIDEFVYILCGLISILTAFRGLKNKEARIGTFLFWFLVGIIFAFGGFLVKYLPDQGGIIVGAMLVVCGVLTLTKQVKIGEFTPPTDEERRKNADKIGWKIFIPALIMAGLAFLMSQFKSFNFIIGTDAKGKDIIFGFSTAQVLGVSAVIAFIIALLIAKPKVEDMKEDTSRLLMQVGASSLLPQLLGALGIVFTAAGVGNLIGNFAGSIVGDGGRVAGVVAYCLGMVIFTMIMGNAFAAFTVITIGVGIPFVIAQGGNPAVVGALGMTCGYCGTLLTPMAANFNIVPGAILETKDKYTIIKTQAPMALAMILVHIVLMLVLAF; from the coding sequence ATGTTAAAATGGATAAGTAGTAATACATTCTTTATTGACGAATTTGTATATATTCTTTGTGGATTAATTTCAATTTTAACAGCTTTTAGAGGTTTAAAAAACAAAGAAGCGAGAATAGGTACGTTTTTATTTTGGTTTTTAGTTGGAATTATATTTGCATTTGGAGGATTTTTAGTTAAATATCTACCTGATCAAGGTGGTATTATTGTCGGTGCAATGCTTGTTGTTTGTGGAGTTCTTACTCTTACAAAACAAGTTAAAATCGGTGAATTTACTCCTCCAACAGATGAAGAGAGAAGAAAAAATGCAGATAAAATCGGTTGGAAAATTTTTATTCCTGCATTAATAATGGCAGGTCTTGCGTTTTTAATGTCACAATTTAAATCATTTAACTTCATAATCGGAACTGATGCTAAAGGTAAAGATATAATTTTCGGATTCTCAACTGCACAAGTCTTAGGAGTTTCAGCAGTAATTGCATTTATAATTGCTTTGTTAATTGCTAAACCAAAGGTTGAAGATATGAAAGAAGATACTTCAAGACTTTTAATGCAAGTTGGAGCTTCAAGTTTATTACCTCAACTTTTAGGAGCACTTGGAATTGTATTTACTGCAGCAGGTGTAGGAAACTTAATCGGAAACTTTGCCGGAAGTATCGTTGGTGATGGTGGAAGAGTTGCCGGTGTCGTAGCTTACTGCTTAGGTATGGTAATCTTCACTATGATTATGGGTAATGCATTCGCTGCATTTACAGTAATCACAATCGGCGTAGGAATTCCTTTTGTAATAGCACAAGGTGGAAATCCTGCAGTAGTAGGAGCACTTGGAATGACTTGCGGTTATTGTGGTACTCTATTAACTCCTATGGCTGCAAACTTCAATATTGTTCCGGGCGCAATACTAGAAACTAAAGATAAATATACGATTATAAAAACACAGGCACCTATGGCTCTTGCAATGATTTTAGTTCATATAGTGCTTATGTTAGTATTAGCATTTTAG
- the pcp gene encoding pyroglutamyl-peptidase I, with amino-acid sequence MKILVSGFDPFGGEKINPAIESVKLLPDEIKGAKIIKLEIPTVARKSLKKLEEVIEIEKPDVVINVGQAGGRTDITVERVGINMDDFRIKDNEGNQPIDEKIAEDGPDAYLVTIPIKAMVQKMIKNKIPASVSNTAGTFVCNHVCYGMAHLASTKYPNMRTGFIHIPFLPEQVVDKRNMPSMPLEMIAKGLEYAIEAIIENKEDIKVEGGATH; translated from the coding sequence ATGAAAATTTTAGTTAGTGGATTTGACCCTTTTGGAGGAGAAAAAATTAATCCCGCAATTGAATCTGTAAAATTATTACCGGACGAAATTAAAGGCGCGAAAATAATTAAATTGGAAATTCCAACAGTCGCAAGAAAAAGTCTTAAAAAGCTTGAAGAAGTTATTGAAATTGAAAAACCTGATGTAGTAATAAATGTAGGACAAGCAGGTGGAAGAACTGATATAACTGTTGAAAGAGTCGGAATAAATATGGATGACTTCAGAATTAAAGATAATGAAGGAAATCAGCCAATTGATGAAAAAATAGCAGAAGATGGTCCAGATGCTTATCTTGTTACTATTCCTATAAAAGCGATGGTTCAAAAAATGATTAAAAATAAAATTCCTGCATCTGTTTCAAATACAGCTGGAACATTTGTTTGTAACCATGTTTGCTATGGAATGGCACATCTTGCAAGTACAAAATATCCGAATATGAGAACAGGATTTATTCATATTCCATTTTTACCGGAACAAGTTGTGGATAAGAGAAATATGCCATCAATGCCTTTAGAAATGATTGCAAAAGGATTAGAATATGCAATCGAAGCTATAATTGAAAACAAAGAAGACATTAAAGTAGAAGGCGGAGCAACACATTAA